One genomic segment of Streptomyces sp. RKND-216 includes these proteins:
- a CDS encoding N-acetylmuramoyl-L-alanine amidase, with product MLASARPGEPPAGSLQGAFQRAAERYEVPRSVLLGVSYLQSRWDGHAGAASVSGGYGPMHLTDLRTALAEAGEHHHGGAEDPRGDTARPLDVAGLSQTARAGEGREAGRVPERLRTLPEAAELTGIAAERLREDPAANIAGGAALLAQAQRELGLPASEDPADWFGAVAAYSGADDETTAAAFAEEVFSVLRRGARRVTDSGQPVELEPSPALRPGRGRASGPGVRAGAPDGPVECPAQLSCTWQPAAYERWEKEDSSTDYGNHDRARRPAVGPIDYVVVHDVEGYWNGATSLIENPDYVSWHYTLRSSDGHVAQHLRTRDVGWHAGNWYVNARSVGLEHEGFLVDPDAWYTEAMYRSSARLVRYLAKKYDIPLDRQHVLGHDNVPGTTPSAVRGMHTDPGPYWDWAHYFRLLGAPFRPEGSWRGADMVTILPDYDAHRPVYTRCDDSGDPCAPHGSAAVRLHTAPDPDAPLVKDIGLRPDGDPSTTGVNDTGARATTGQQYALAGRDGDWTAIWYLGQKAWFHNPADRPTAVPARGRVVTPKEGRGPVAVYGRAYPEAGAYPEDVPVQAIERLPYELKAGQRYVVGLRTRGSFLSAQSYDPSGRKAVLVRGERRYVQVQFGHRVAFVDARDVRVTTV from the coding sequence GTGCTCGCTTCCGCCCGCCCGGGCGAGCCGCCGGCCGGCTCCCTGCAGGGGGCGTTCCAGCGGGCGGCGGAGCGGTACGAGGTGCCGCGGAGTGTGCTGCTGGGGGTGTCGTACTTGCAGTCGCGGTGGGACGGGCATGCGGGTGCGGCGAGCGTGTCGGGCGGGTACGGGCCGATGCATCTGACGGATCTGCGGACGGCGTTGGCGGAGGCCGGGGAGCACCATCACGGGGGTGCGGAGGATCCGCGGGGCGACACGGCGCGGCCGCTGGACGTGGCGGGGCTGTCCCAGACCGCCCGGGCGGGCGAGGGCCGGGAGGCCGGGCGGGTGCCGGAGCGGCTGCGGACGCTGCCGGAGGCGGCGGAGCTTACGGGGATCGCGGCGGAGCGGCTGCGGGAGGACCCGGCGGCGAACATCGCGGGCGGTGCGGCGCTGCTGGCGCAGGCGCAGCGGGAGCTGGGTCTCCCGGCGAGCGAGGACCCCGCGGACTGGTTCGGCGCGGTCGCCGCCTACTCCGGAGCGGACGACGAGACCACGGCCGCCGCGTTCGCCGAGGAGGTGTTCTCCGTGCTGCGTCGAGGGGCGCGGAGGGTCACCGACTCGGGGCAGCCGGTGGAGCTCGAGCCCTCGCCGGCCCTGCGTCCGGGGCGCGGGCGGGCGTCCGGGCCCGGCGTGCGCGCGGGCGCCCCGGACGGCCCGGTGGAGTGCCCGGCGCAGCTGTCCTGCACCTGGCAGCCGGCGGCCTACGAACGGTGGGAGAAGGAGGACAGCTCCACCGACTACGGCAACCACGACCGCGCACGGCGCCCGGCCGTGGGCCCCATCGACTACGTCGTGGTGCACGACGTGGAGGGGTACTGGAACGGCGCCACCAGTCTGATCGAGAACCCCGACTACGTCTCCTGGCACTACACCCTGCGGTCCTCCGACGGGCACGTGGCGCAGCACCTCAGGACCCGGGACGTCGGCTGGCACGCGGGCAACTGGTACGTCAACGCCAGGTCGGTGGGCCTGGAGCACGAGGGCTTCCTCGTCGACCCGGACGCCTGGTACACCGAGGCGATGTACCGCTCCTCCGCCCGCCTGGTGCGGTATCTGGCGAAGAAGTACGACATTCCGCTGGACCGTCAGCACGTCCTCGGCCACGACAACGTGCCGGGCACCACCCCGTCCGCCGTCCGCGGCATGCACACCGACCCCGGCCCGTACTGGGACTGGGCGCACTACTTCCGCCTGCTCGGCGCCCCCTTCCGCCCCGAAGGCTCCTGGCGCGGCGCGGACATGGTGACGATCCTGCCCGACTACGACGCGCACCGGCCGGTCTACACCCGCTGCGACGACTCCGGCGACCCGTGCGCCCCGCACGGCTCCGCCGCCGTCCGCCTGCACACCGCCCCCGACCCGGACGCCCCACTGGTGAAGGACATCGGCCTGCGCCCGGACGGCGACCCGTCGACCACCGGCGTCAACGACACCGGCGCCCGGGCCACCACCGGCCAGCAGTACGCCCTCGCCGGCCGCGACGGCGACTGGACCGCCATCTGGTACCTCGGCCAGAAGGCCTGGTTCCACAACCCCGCCGACCGGCCGACGGCGGTGCCCGCCCGGGGCAGGGTCGTCACCCCGAAGGAGGGCAGGGGCCCCGTCGCCGTGTACGGCCGCGCCTACCCCGAGGCGGGCGCCTACCCGGAGGACGTGCCCGTGCAGGCCATCGAGCGGCTGCCGTACGAACTGAAGGCCGGACAGCGGTACGTGGTCGGCCTGCGTACCCGCGGCAGCTTCCTGTCGGCGCAGAGCTACGACCCGTCGGGCAGGAAGGCGGTGCTGGTGCGCGGGGAACGGCGCTACGTGCAGGTCCAGTTCGGGCACCGGGTCGCGTTCGTCGACGCCCGGGACGTGCGCGTGACTACGGTCTGA
- the paaK gene encoding phenylacetate--CoA ligase PaaK, translated as MHMQVTEAVDAARRLSGEELRALQLERLRATLHHAYENVDHYRRAFDAAGVRPEDCRSLEDLARFPFTVKDDLREQYPFGMFAVPRERLRRVHASSGTTGQPTVVGYTERDIEIWSDLVARSIHAAGGRPGHLVHVAYGYGLFTGGLGAHYGAERLGCTVVPASGGMTARQVRLIQDFRPEIIMVTPSYMLTLLDEFDRQGVDPRSSSLRTGIFGAEPWTEEMRQEIEERAGIDAVDIYGLSEVMGPGVSQECVETKDGLHVWEDHFLPEIVDPVTGEPVPEGGTGELVFTSLTKEAMPVIRYRTRDLTRLLPGTAWPAFRRMEKVTGRCDDMIILRGVNLFPAQIEEIVLRTPGVAPHFQLRLTREGRMDRLTVRAEARSAATPEQRTEAVETIAREVKDGIGVSVAVEITEPETLERSVGKIRRIVDERE; from the coding sequence ATGCACATGCAGGTCACCGAGGCCGTCGACGCCGCGCGCAGGCTGTCCGGAGAGGAGCTGCGCGCGCTGCAGCTGGAGCGGTTGCGCGCCACGCTCCACCACGCGTACGAGAACGTGGACCACTACCGGCGGGCCTTCGACGCTGCGGGGGTGCGGCCCGAGGACTGCCGGAGCCTGGAGGACCTGGCACGTTTCCCGTTCACCGTGAAGGACGACCTGCGCGAGCAGTACCCGTTCGGGATGTTCGCCGTGCCGCGGGAACGGCTGCGCCGTGTGCACGCCTCCAGTGGCACCACGGGTCAGCCGACGGTCGTCGGCTACACCGAGCGGGACATCGAGATCTGGTCGGACCTGGTGGCCAGGAGCATTCACGCCGCGGGCGGCCGGCCCGGGCACCTCGTCCATGTCGCCTACGGCTACGGCCTGTTCACGGGCGGGCTCGGCGCGCACTACGGCGCGGAGCGGCTCGGCTGCACGGTCGTGCCCGCCTCGGGCGGGATGACGGCCCGGCAGGTGCGGCTGATCCAGGACTTCCGTCCGGAGATCATCATGGTCACCCCGTCCTACATGCTCACCCTGCTGGACGAGTTCGATCGGCAGGGCGTCGACCCGCGGAGCTCCTCGCTGCGGACCGGGATCTTCGGTGCCGAGCCGTGGACGGAGGAGATGCGCCAGGAGATCGAGGAACGCGCCGGCATCGACGCCGTGGACATCTACGGCCTGTCGGAGGTCATGGGCCCAGGCGTCTCGCAGGAGTGCGTGGAGACCAAGGACGGCCTGCACGTGTGGGAGGACCACTTCCTGCCGGAGATCGTCGACCCGGTCACCGGGGAGCCGGTGCCGGAGGGCGGGACGGGCGAACTCGTCTTCACCTCGCTCACCAAGGAGGCGATGCCGGTGATCCGCTACCGGACCCGGGATCTGACCCGGCTGCTTCCGGGGACGGCGTGGCCGGCGTTCCGGCGCATGGAGAAGGTCACCGGACGGTGCGACGACATGATCATCCTGCGCGGAGTGAACCTCTTCCCCGCGCAGATCGAGGAGATCGTGCTGCGTACGCCCGGTGTGGCGCCGCACTTCCAGCTGCGGCTGACCCGCGAGGGCCGGATGGACCGGCTGACGGTGCGGGCCGAGGCGCGGTCGGCTGCGACACCGGAGCAGCGCACCGAGGCGGTGGAGACGATCGCGCGCGAAGTGAAGGACGGCATCGGCGTCTCCGTGGCGGTGGAGATCACCGAACCGGAGACGCTGGAACGCTCGGTCGGCAAGATCAGGCGCATCGTCGACGAGCGGGAGTGA
- a CDS encoding NAD(P)/FAD-dependent oxidoreductase: MPDKPSYDAVIVGGGHNGLVSAAYLARAGLSVALLERSDYTGGAAVSTTPFVGVDARLSAYSYLVSLLPRQIADDLGLRLPLRKRAVSSYTPSVTGGAAGGLLVTDDDARTRDSFARLTGSDREFEEWQDFYAMTARVAERVFPTLTGPLPTREELRAAVADDAAWEALFARPLGEEIERRFRDDLVRGVVLTDALIGTFSHAHDPSLAQNRCFLYHVIGGGTGDWDVPVGGMGAVTGALADAARSAGAELLTGHHVHRIAPDGAGAEVHYSTGGTEGMVAARHVLVGASPEALAAMLGEEPAERASGSQLKVNMLLRRLPRLRDTAVDPREAFAGTFHIAEGYQALADAHRQAADGRVPSAPPSEIYCHSLTDPSILGPDLVEQGYQTLTLFGLLMPGELFTGDNDARRAEVLKATIAQLDAHLDEPLADCLAVDAEGRPCIEAKTPVDLERELRLPGGHIFHGDLAFPYRDPDAGRWGVETGHAGVLLCGSGAVRGGGVSGVPGHNAAMAVLEAEGRKSG, from the coding sequence ATGCCAGACAAGCCCTCCTACGACGCCGTGATCGTCGGCGGCGGCCACAACGGCCTGGTCTCCGCCGCGTATCTCGCCCGCGCCGGCCTTTCCGTGGCCCTGCTGGAACGCTCCGACTACACCGGCGGCGCCGCCGTCTCCACCACCCCGTTCGTCGGCGTCGACGCCCGCCTGTCCGCCTACTCCTACCTGGTCAGCCTGCTGCCCCGGCAGATCGCCGACGATCTCGGGCTGCGCCTGCCGCTGCGCAAACGCGCCGTGTCCTCCTACACGCCCTCCGTCACCGGCGGCGCGGCCGGGGGCCTGCTGGTCACGGACGACGACGCCCGCACCCGTGACTCCTTCGCCCGCCTGACGGGCTCGGACCGGGAGTTCGAGGAGTGGCAGGACTTCTACGCCATGACCGCCCGCGTCGCCGAGCGGGTCTTCCCCACCCTCACCGGTCCGCTGCCCACGCGGGAGGAACTGCGTGCGGCCGTGGCCGACGACGCGGCCTGGGAGGCGCTGTTCGCACGTCCGCTGGGCGAGGAGATCGAGCGGCGCTTCCGCGACGACCTGGTGCGCGGCGTGGTGCTCACCGATGCCCTGATCGGCACGTTCTCGCACGCCCACGACCCGTCGCTGGCCCAGAACCGGTGCTTCCTCTACCACGTCATCGGCGGCGGCACCGGCGACTGGGACGTTCCCGTCGGCGGCATGGGCGCGGTCACCGGGGCACTCGCCGACGCCGCCCGCTCGGCCGGTGCCGAACTGCTCACCGGGCACCACGTGCACCGGATCGCGCCGGACGGCGCGGGCGCCGAGGTCCACTACAGCACCGGCGGCACCGAGGGCATGGTGGCCGCCCGGCACGTGCTGGTCGGCGCGTCCCCCGAGGCCCTGGCCGCGATGCTGGGTGAGGAGCCCGCCGAGCGTGCCTCCGGGTCGCAGCTCAAGGTCAACATGCTGCTGCGCCGGCTCCCACGGCTGCGGGACACCGCGGTGGACCCGAGGGAGGCATTCGCCGGCACCTTCCACATCGCTGAGGGGTATCAGGCGCTCGCCGACGCGCACCGGCAGGCGGCGGACGGCCGGGTGCCGTCGGCGCCCCCGTCCGAGATCTACTGCCACTCGCTCACCGACCCCTCGATCCTGGGCCCGGACCTGGTCGAGCAGGGATACCAGACGCTCACCCTGTTCGGGCTACTGATGCCCGGGGAACTGTTCACCGGCGACAACGACGCCCGGCGCGCGGAGGTGCTGAAGGCCACGATCGCCCAGCTCGACGCCCACCTGGACGAGCCGCTGGCCGACTGCCTGGCCGTGGACGCCGAGGGGCGGCCCTGCATCGAGGCCAAGACGCCGGTCGATCTCGAACGCGAACTGCGGCTGCCCGGCGGCCACATCTTCCACGGCGACCTGGCCTTCCCCTACCGGGACCCCGACGCCGGGCGGTGGGGCGTGGAGACCGGGCACGCGGGCGTCCTGCTGTGCGGGTCGGGTGCGGTGCGCGGCGGCGGCGTCAGCGGGGTGCCGGGGCACAACGCGGCGATGGCTGTCCTCGAGGCGGAGGGCCGGAAGTCCGGCTGA
- the dhaK gene encoding dihydroxyacetone kinase subunit DhaK: protein MRQLINVPETVVEEALRGVAAAHPDLTVDVENRIVLRGDAPVAGKVGLISGGGSGHEPLHGGFVGFGMLDAACPGEVFTSPVPDQMVRAAAAVDSGAGVLFIVKNYTGDVLNFQMAAEMAEDEGVQVASVLVADDVAVEDSTHTAGRRGTGATLFVEKIAGAAAQAGEPLERVEALARRVSESSRSFGVALSACSTPAKGGPTFDLPAGELELGIGIHGEPGRERRAMMTSGEIADFAVQAVLDDLRPEGPVLALVSGLGATPLLELYGFAGEVHRVLAERRVPVARTLVGNYVTSLDMAGASVTLCRADEEMLRLWEAPVATPGLRWGA, encoded by the coding sequence ATGCGACAGCTGATCAATGTGCCGGAGACGGTGGTCGAGGAAGCGCTGCGCGGCGTGGCCGCCGCGCATCCGGACCTCACCGTGGACGTCGAGAACCGGATCGTGCTCCGCGGGGACGCGCCGGTGGCCGGGAAGGTCGGGCTGATCTCCGGCGGCGGCTCCGGCCACGAGCCGCTCCACGGCGGGTTCGTCGGGTTCGGGATGCTCGACGCGGCATGTCCGGGCGAGGTCTTCACCTCGCCGGTGCCGGACCAGATGGTGCGCGCCGCGGCCGCCGTGGACAGCGGGGCGGGTGTGCTGTTCATCGTGAAGAACTACACCGGCGACGTGCTCAACTTCCAGATGGCCGCGGAGATGGCCGAGGACGAGGGCGTGCAGGTCGCCAGCGTGCTGGTGGCGGACGACGTGGCGGTGGAGGACAGCACGCACACAGCGGGCCGGCGCGGCACCGGGGCCACGCTGTTCGTGGAGAAGATCGCCGGGGCGGCGGCGCAGGCCGGGGAGCCGCTGGAGCGGGTGGAGGCCCTGGCCCGCCGCGTCTCGGAGTCCTCTCGCAGCTTCGGGGTGGCGCTCAGCGCGTGCAGCACGCCCGCCAAGGGCGGCCCCACCTTCGACCTGCCCGCCGGCGAGCTGGAACTGGGCATCGGCATCCACGGCGAACCCGGCCGGGAACGCCGGGCCATGATGACCTCCGGCGAGATCGCCGACTTCGCGGTGCAGGCGGTGCTGGACGACCTGAGGCCGGAGGGTCCGGTGCTCGCGCTGGTCAGCGGCCTGGGCGCAACGCCGCTGCTGGAGCTGTACGGTTTCGCGGGCGAGGTGCACCGGGTGCTCGCGGAGCGCCGCGTGCCGGTGGCCCGCACGCTGGTCGGCAACTACGTGACCTCGCTCGACATGGCAGGGGCGTCGGTCACCCTGTGCCGGGCGGACGAGGAGATGCTGCGGCTGTGGGAAGCTCCCGTGGCCACCCCCGGGCTGCGCTGGGGCGCCTAG
- the dhaL gene encoding dihydroxyacetone kinase subunit DhaL, whose protein sequence is MNAAADAVDREADRLTELDSPIGDADHGTNLRRGFTAVRQGLRDDQPSGPGPVLLLSGRLLVSKVGGASGPLYGTLLRRAGKALGDESAADGRQVAAALRIGVEAVAQLGGAVEGDKTMLDALFPALTALEEALESGEDLADALAAAGRAAAEGAAATVPLRARRGRASYLGERSVGHEDPGAASSVLLVTALAEAVGAGE, encoded by the coding sequence ATGAACGCCGCCGCGGACGCGGTGGACCGTGAGGCGGACCGTCTCACCGAGCTCGACTCGCCGATCGGCGACGCCGACCACGGCACCAACCTGCGGCGCGGCTTCACGGCCGTACGGCAGGGTCTGCGCGACGACCAGCCCTCCGGGCCCGGACCGGTGCTGCTGCTCTCCGGACGGCTCCTGGTCTCCAAGGTCGGCGGCGCCTCCGGCCCGCTGTACGGCACCCTGCTGCGCCGCGCCGGCAAAGCACTCGGCGACGAGTCCGCGGCGGACGGCCGCCAGGTCGCGGCCGCGCTGCGCATCGGTGTGGAGGCCGTGGCGCAACTGGGTGGCGCCGTCGAGGGCGACAAGACGATGCTGGACGCGCTTTTCCCGGCGCTGACCGCGCTGGAGGAGGCGCTGGAGTCCGGGGAGGATCTCGCCGACGCGCTGGCCGCCGCCGGGCGGGCGGCGGCGGAGGGTGCCGCGGCGACCGTGCCGCTGCGGGCTCGTAGGGGCCGGGCGAGCTACCTGGGCGAGCGGAGCGTGGGCCACGAGGACCCCGGCGCCGCGTCCTCGGTGCTGCTGGTGACCGCGCTGGCGGAGGCGGTGGGCGCCGGTGAGTGA
- a CDS encoding PTS fructose transporter subunit IIA — MSEQKEPRVGLVLVSHSSQVAAAVAQMVSGLVGTGGSVPVAAAGGAPDGGLGTDADAIREAALSVDEGAGVLLLADLGSAVLTVRALLAEDELPKDSELLDAPFVEGAVAAVVSASAGADRAAVAAAARDAYEYRKV, encoded by the coding sequence GTGAGTGAGCAGAAGGAACCGCGGGTCGGCCTGGTGCTCGTCTCGCACAGCTCGCAGGTGGCGGCCGCGGTCGCGCAGATGGTGTCCGGGCTGGTGGGCACAGGCGGGTCGGTGCCGGTCGCGGCGGCGGGCGGTGCGCCGGACGGCGGGCTGGGCACCGACGCCGACGCCATCCGGGAGGCGGCGCTGTCCGTGGACGAGGGCGCCGGGGTGCTGCTGCTCGCCGACCTGGGCAGCGCGGTGCTGACCGTACGCGCGCTGCTGGCGGAGGACGAACTGCCGAAGGACAGCGAACTACTGGACGCCCCTTTCGTGGAGGGCGCCGTGGCCGCGGTGGTCTCCGCGTCGGCCGGGGCGGACCGTGCGGCGGTCGCAGCGGCGGCACGGGACGCGTACGAATACCGGAAGGTCTGA
- a CDS encoding NUDIX domain-containing protein, giving the protein MATPEFIRAIRATAGQQLLFLPGVSAVVFDDEERVLLARRADTGRWAIIGGIAEPGEQPADTIVREVREETAVECVPERIISVQGLEPIRYPNGDRCQFMDISFRCRAVGGEARVNDDESLEVGWFAQDGLPSLEEFAVQRIKRAAQEGPAWFAYDAPTGGAPVPEGPPPG; this is encoded by the coding sequence ATGGCGACACCCGAGTTCATCCGCGCGATCCGTGCCACCGCCGGTCAGCAGCTGCTCTTCCTGCCCGGCGTCAGCGCGGTGGTGTTCGACGACGAGGAGCGGGTGCTGCTCGCCCGGCGCGCCGACACCGGCCGCTGGGCCATCATCGGCGGCATCGCCGAGCCGGGGGAGCAGCCCGCCGACACCATCGTGCGCGAGGTGCGCGAGGAGACCGCCGTCGAATGCGTTCCCGAGCGCATCATCTCCGTCCAGGGACTGGAGCCCATCCGCTACCCGAACGGCGACCGCTGCCAGTTCATGGACATCTCCTTCCGCTGCCGCGCCGTGGGCGGCGAGGCGCGGGTGAACGACGACGAGTCGCTGGAAGTGGGCTGGTTCGCGCAGGACGGCCTGCCCTCCCTGGAAGAGTTCGCGGTGCAGCGGATCAAGCGGGCAGCGCAGGAGGGCCCCGCCTGGTTCGCCTACGACGCGCCCACGGGCGGCGCCCCCGTACCCGAGGGGCCGCCGCCCGGCTGA
- a CDS encoding aspartate/glutamate racemase family protein translates to MKIALVDSGIGLLPAAAAVRRLRPDADLVLSSDPDGLPWGPRTAGDIAARALACARAAAAHRPDALIVACNTASVHALPALRAELEPLVPVVGTVPAVKPAAASGGPVAVWATPATTGSAYQRRLIGDFGNGARITEVPCHGLAEAVQSGDEDRIDAAVAAAGRLTPAGSRAVVLGCTHYELVGGRIRTAAAHGGPLPELYGSADAVAAQALRRLDTAPAPQAPATGGLTVLLSGRPGELPQAARTYAEGRLLADVLPAPAGRRPPA, encoded by the coding sequence GTGAAGATCGCGCTCGTGGACTCCGGAATCGGACTGCTGCCCGCCGCGGCCGCGGTACGCCGCCTCCGTCCCGACGCCGATCTGGTGCTCTCCAGCGACCCCGACGGACTGCCGTGGGGACCGCGCACCGCAGGTGACATCGCCGCCCGGGCGCTGGCCTGCGCGCGGGCCGCCGCAGCCCACCGTCCCGACGCGCTGATCGTCGCCTGCAACACCGCCTCCGTGCACGCACTGCCCGCTCTGCGCGCCGAACTTGAGCCGCTGGTACCGGTCGTCGGCACCGTGCCGGCCGTCAAGCCCGCCGCCGCCTCCGGCGGCCCGGTCGCGGTCTGGGCCACCCCGGCCACCACTGGGAGCGCCTACCAGCGGCGGCTGATCGGCGACTTCGGCAACGGCGCCCGGATCACCGAGGTGCCCTGCCACGGCCTCGCCGAGGCCGTCCAGTCCGGCGACGAGGATCGGATCGACGCGGCCGTCGCCGCCGCCGGGCGGCTGACCCCGGCCGGATCCCGCGCCGTGGTCCTCGGCTGCACGCACTACGAACTGGTCGGAGGGCGTATCCGCACCGCCGCCGCGCACGGCGGCCCCCTCCCCGAGCTGTACGGCTCCGCCGACGCCGTCGCCGCCCAGGCGCTGCGCCGCCTCGACACCGCGCCGGCCCCGCAGGCCCCGGCGACCGGCGGACTCACCGTCCTGCTCAGCGGCCGGCCCGGAGAGCTGCCGCAGGCGGCCCGCACCTACGCGGAGGGCCGCCTGCTCGCCGACGTGCTCCCCGCCCCGGCGGGCCGCCGCCCGCCCGCCTGA